Proteins found in one Verrucomicrobiia bacterium genomic segment:
- a CDS encoding sigma-54 dependent transcriptional regulator, giving the protein MKGSILVVEDEADMRELLTEVLKDSFEVSAADSGAALKQAFAGSQPDVVLLDLKLPDADGLDLLPQIKKQWAGTEVIVLTGNATFEAAINATKLGAYHFLTKPFETQGLLVTVDRAIEHRRQSEENNSLHKAVSVLSGGASPVFTSAAMKDVVRTLQRVAPSDVPILITGESGTGKEVTADLIHAMSNRSKSRIIKINCAALPRELIESELFGSVKGAYTGAHSDREGLFRQAEGGTLFLDEISEMPIDTQSKLLRVLQDQEVRPIGGKVSYKTNCRIVAATNRRPDEAIRDGKLREDLFYRISAITVHLPPLRERRDDIMPLANAFLKRFASQANRTINGFGPSAVERLTGFDWPGNVRQLQNEVQRAVLLCEGNTVDGTDLSITNVRTNVEGQDTSFTLLEGVERNAIIQMLKETGGNKLEAAKRLGIGRQTLYNKIKAYGIEV; this is encoded by the coding sequence AGGTCCTGAAGGACAGCTTTGAAGTGTCCGCCGCGGATTCAGGCGCGGCCCTGAAGCAGGCGTTTGCCGGATCGCAACCCGACGTGGTGTTGCTCGACCTCAAGCTGCCCGACGCCGACGGGCTCGATCTCCTGCCGCAAATCAAGAAGCAATGGGCGGGCACCGAGGTCATCGTCCTCACCGGCAATGCCACCTTCGAGGCGGCCATCAACGCGACCAAGCTCGGCGCGTATCATTTCCTGACCAAACCCTTTGAAACCCAGGGCCTGCTGGTGACGGTGGATCGCGCCATCGAACACCGCCGGCAAAGCGAGGAGAACAACTCGCTGCACAAGGCGGTTTCCGTGCTCAGCGGCGGCGCCTCCCCGGTCTTCACCAGCGCGGCGATGAAGGACGTGGTGCGCACCCTGCAACGCGTGGCCCCGAGCGACGTGCCGATTCTCATCACCGGCGAAAGCGGCACCGGCAAGGAAGTCACCGCCGACCTCATCCACGCGATGAGCAACCGCTCCAAAAGCCGCATCATAAAAATCAACTGCGCCGCCCTGCCGCGCGAATTGATCGAAAGCGAATTGTTCGGCTCCGTCAAAGGCGCCTACACCGGCGCCCACAGCGACCGCGAAGGGCTGTTCCGCCAGGCCGAGGGCGGCACGCTGTTCCTCGACGAAATCTCGGAAATGCCCATCGATACGCAAAGCAAGCTGCTGCGCGTGTTGCAGGATCAGGAAGTGCGTCCCATCGGCGGCAAGGTGAGTTACAAGACCAACTGCCGCATCGTGGCCGCCACCAACCGCAGGCCGGATGAAGCCATCAGGGACGGCAAGCTGCGTGAGGATTTGTTCTACCGCATCAGCGCCATCACGGTGCATCTGCCCCCGCTGCGCGAGCGCCGCGACGACATCATGCCGCTGGCGAACGCGTTCTTGAAACGCTTCGCATCCCAGGCCAACCGCACCATCAACGGCTTTGGGCCATCCGCCGTGGAGCGGCTGACCGGGTTCGACTGGCCCGGCAACGTGCGCCAGTTGCAGAACGAGGTCCAGCGCGCCGTGCTGTTGTGCGAAGGCAACACCGTGGACGGCACCGACCTCTCCATCACCAACGTCCGCACCAACGTGGAAGGCCAGGACACCAGCTTCACGTTGCTCGAAGGCGTGGAGCGCAACGCCATCATCCAGATGCTCAAGGAAACCGGCGGCAACAAGCTGGAAGCCGCCAAGCGCCTCGGCATTGGCCGGCAGACGCTCTACAACAAGATCAAGGCTTACGGCATCGAAGTCTGA